One genomic segment of Macrobrachium rosenbergii isolate ZJJX-2024 chromosome 40, ASM4041242v1, whole genome shotgun sequence includes these proteins:
- the CARPA gene encoding carbonic anhydrase-related protein 10, whose translation MAINPSDMMFLGTYFLLFLPGLQASWDEWWTYDGISGPDFWGLINPNWNMCERGRRQSPINIEPNRLVYDPHLRKVHIDKHKISGYLHNTGQSVIFRVEKGAKHHVNITGGPLVYKYRFEELYLHFGAENEKGSEHQINGATFPAELQMYGFNAELYRNMSEAQQGSNGIVGLSVMIQIGPDSNRELHNLASGFGKVVYRGQKWPINHLSLAGLLPETDHYMTYDGSTTHPGCWETTTWLIMNKPIYITHQELYLLRQLMQGDQTLPKAKMANNYRPVKNLHHRTVRTNIDFTNAHKSKGCTMHREMFYAARQWPKL comes from the exons GCCTACAAGCAAGCTGGGATGAGTGGTGGACCTACGATGGAATATCAG GTCCTGATTTCTGGGGCCTCATCAACCCCAACTGGAACATGTGCGAGAGAGGCCGCAGGCAGTCCCCAATCAACATAGAGCCCAATAGATTAGTGTACGACCCTCACCTACGGAAAGTCCATATTGATAAACATAAG ATCTCCGGTTACCTCCACAACACGGGCCAGAGCGTGATCTTCCGTGTGGAGAAGGGGGCGAAGCACCACGTCAACATTACGGGGGGTCCTCTGGTCTACAAATACCGCTTCGAGGAACTCTACCTCCATTTTGGAGCCGAGAATGAAAAGGGCTCCGAACACCAGATTAATGGGGCCACCTTCCCAGCTGAG ctccAGATGTATGGATTCAACGCCGAATTGTACCGCAACATGAGCGAAGCACAGCAGGGGTCTAATGGCATCGTCGGTCTCTCCGTAATGATACAG ATCGGACCCGACAGCAACAGGGAACTCCACAACCTGGCCTCTGGATTCGGCAAAGTGGTCTACAGAGGTCAGAAGTGGCCCATCAACCACCTCTCACTGGCCGGCCTCCTTCCGGAAACGGACCACTACATGACCTACGACGGATCCACCACACATCCCGGATGCTGGGAGACCACTACATGGCTCATCATGAACAAACCCATCTACATCACTCATCAGGAG CTGTACTTGTTGAGGCAGTTGATGCAGGGGGACCAGACGCTGCCGAAGGCCAAGATGGCCAACAACTACCGTCCGGTGAAGAACCTTCACCACCGTACTGTTAGAACCAACATTGACTTTACCAACGCCCATAAGAGTAAGGGATGCACCATGCACAGAGAGATGTTTTATGCAG CTCGCCAGTGGCCAAAGCTATAG